A genomic stretch from Bradysia coprophila strain Holo2 chromosome X unlocalized genomic scaffold, BU_Bcop_v1 contig_202, whole genome shotgun sequence includes:
- the LOC119069013 gene encoding uncharacterized protein LOC119069013 isoform X1 gives MFGDLSDCMGMDDVSVIITSDAEDCSIDISCCGSRTDACVRSRTDAFAWSKEMRVKYITDSCTNDSTDPSGSTSRDVLHGTTKDAVDAMLIIDVTDGSVIITPDAEDCSIDISCCGSRTDACVRSRTDAFAWSKEMRVKSITDSCTNDSTAPSGELSKEASTSTSTFSTLVSWLSITNSFIGSTSRDVLHGTTKDAVDAMLIIDLTDGESIVVLDGTENREVSFPIVVSECSKIRQKSSNSVK, from the exons atgttcggTG ATCTTTCTGATTGCATGGGAATGGATGATGTATCCGTCATTATTACGTCGGATGCTGAAGATTGTTCGATCGACATTTCATGTTGTGGCTCGAGAACAGATGCCTGCGTTCGGTCGAGAACAGATGCTTTCGCTTGGTCGAAGGAGATGCGCGTAAAGTACATAACAGATTCATGCACGAATGATTCGACGGACCCTTCTG GGTCTACGTCAAGAGATGTGCTGCATGGTACTACGAAAGATGCGGTGGATGCTATGTTGATAATAGATGTAACTGATGGATCCGTCATTATTACGCCGGATGCTGAAGATTGTTCGATCGACATTTCGTGTTGTGGCTCGAGAACAGATGCCTGCGTTCGGTCTAGAACAGATGCTTTCGCTTGGTCGAAGGAGATGCGCGTAAAGTCCATAACAGATTCATGCACGAATGATTCGACGGCCCCTTCTGGTGAGTTGAGCAAAGAAGCGTCGACTTCAACTTCAACATTTAGCACATTGGTCAGTTGGCTCTCCATCACAAACTCATTTATAGGGTCTACGTCAAGAGATGTGCTGCATGGTACTACGAAAGATGCGGTGGATGCCATGTTGATAATAGATTTAACGGATGGCGAGTCGATAGTTGTACTGGATGGCACCGAGAATCGTGAAGTGTCGTTTCCAATTGTTGTCTCCGAATGTTCGAAGA
- the LOC119069013 gene encoding uncharacterized protein LOC119069013 isoform X2, which translates to MFGDLSDCMGMDDVSVIITSDAEDCSIDISCCGSRTDACVRSRTDAFAWSKEMRVKYITDSCTNDSTDPSGSTSRDVLHGTTKDAVDAMLIIDVTDGSVIITPDAEDCSIDISCCGSRTDACVRSRTDAFAWSKEMRVKSITDSCTNDSTAPSGSTSRDVLHGTTKDAVDAMLIIDLTDGESIVVLDGTENREVSFPIVVSECSKIRQKSSNSVK; encoded by the exons atgttcggTG ATCTTTCTGATTGCATGGGAATGGATGATGTATCCGTCATTATTACGTCGGATGCTGAAGATTGTTCGATCGACATTTCATGTTGTGGCTCGAGAACAGATGCCTGCGTTCGGTCGAGAACAGATGCTTTCGCTTGGTCGAAGGAGATGCGCGTAAAGTACATAACAGATTCATGCACGAATGATTCGACGGACCCTTCTG GGTCTACGTCAAGAGATGTGCTGCATGGTACTACGAAAGATGCGGTGGATGCTATGTTGATAATAGATGTAACTGATGGATCCGTCATTATTACGCCGGATGCTGAAGATTGTTCGATCGACATTTCGTGTTGTGGCTCGAGAACAGATGCCTGCGTTCGGTCTAGAACAGATGCTTTCGCTTGGTCGAAGGAGATGCGCGTAAAGTCCATAACAGATTCATGCACGAATGATTCGACGGCCCCTTCTG GGTCTACGTCAAGAGATGTGCTGCATGGTACTACGAAAGATGCGGTGGATGCCATGTTGATAATAGATTTAACGGATGGCGAGTCGATAGTTGTACTGGATGGCACCGAGAATCGTGAAGTGTCGTTTCCAATTGTTGTCTCCGAATGTTCGAAGA